A genomic region of Arachis hypogaea cultivar Tifrunner chromosome 5, arahy.Tifrunner.gnm2.J5K5, whole genome shotgun sequence contains the following coding sequences:
- the LOC112802361 gene encoding probable serine/threonine-protein kinase SIS8 isoform X3, producing MKHSTFLSSRSTAGTAEWMVPEVLRNEPSNEKCDVYSFGVILWELSTLQQPWGGMNPMQVVGAVGFQHCRLVIPDEMDPAIMETWILSSNPGRPLKPIIGSQSQVPIPGRHEKAQSSRVVVA from the exons ATGAAGCACAGTACATTTCTTTCTTCCAGATCAACTGCAGGAACA GCCGAGTGGATGGTGCCTGAAGTGTTAAGAAATGAACCTTCAAATGAAAA GTGCGATGTTTATAGCTTTGGAGTCATATTATGGGAGCTCTCTACTTTGCAACAGCCCTGGGGTGGAATGAATCCGATGCAAGTTGTGGGTGCTGTCGGTTTCCAGCATTGTCGCCTTGTCATTCCAGATGAGATGGACCCTGCTATCATGGAGACATGGATATTATCAAGCAATCCTGGAAGAC CGCTGAAGCCGATCATTGGTTCTCAATCTCAAGTGCCGATACCGGGTAGGCATGAGAAGGCTCAGTCATCAAGAGTTG TTGTAGCTTGA